GTCAGCTTGCCTTCCTTGGCTTTCTGGCCGAATTCACCGATCTTCTTCTCGATGTCGGCGATCGACATCTGGTCGGCGTTGCGCAGGATCGGCACCACCAGGCCACGCGGCGAACCGACAGCGATACCGATGTCGAAGTAGCCGTGGTAGACGATGTCGTTACCGTCGACCGAGGCGTTCAGGATCGGGTACTTCTTCAGCGCGTGCACGGCGGCCTTGACGAAGAAGGACATGAAGCCCAGCTTGACGCCGTGGTTCTTCTCGAACTGGTCCTTGTACTTGGCGCGCAGGTCCATGACCGGCTTCATGTTGACTTCGTTGAAGGTGGTCAGGATCGCGTTGGTCGACTGCGACTGCAGCAGGCGCTCGGCGATACGGGCGCGCAGGCGGCTCATCGGCACGCGCTCTTCCGGACGGTCGCCCAGGTTGGCCGGGGACGGGGCGGCGACTTGCTGCAGGGCCGGCTTGGCGGCCTGCTGCTGCAGCGGGGCCGGTGCGGCCGGCGAAACTGGAGCCGAACCCGCGGCGCCTTTGTTGGCGACGGCGGCCAGGGCATCGCCCTTGGTCACGCGGCCGTCACGGCCGGTGCCGGTGGCGTCGGCGGTGCCCAGGTTGTTGTCGGCCAGGATCTTGGCGGCGGCCGGCATGGCGACGTCGCCTTTCGAGCCGGTCGATGCCGACGAGGTTTGCGGGGCGGCGGCAGCGGCCGGGGCGTTCGCCACCGGAGCGGCGGTAATGCCGATCGGGCTGGTCTGTGCCGATGCTTCGGTATCGATGATCGCGATGGTCTCGCCGGCAACGACGGTCGCGCCGTCGGCCTTGATCAGTTGCACGATCACGCCAGCGCTCGGGGCCGGCAGTTCAAGAACCACCTTGTCGGTCTCGATGTCGATCATGTTCTCGTCGCGCGCGACGGCTTCGCCGACCTTCTTGTGCCAGGACAGCAGGGTCGCCTCTGCAACCGATTCCGACAGTTGGGGGACCTTGACTTCGATTTGTGCCATTTAAAACTCCGTATATTTTTCTTGCGAAAACCCCGCGCCAGCCAGAACGGCGCGGGGTGCTCTTGGGCTTTTAACTAATTACTTGGTCAGAATGAAGCCCTTGAGCTTCGAGAACGCGGTTTCCAGCAGTTCCTTCTGCTGCGCCACGTGCTTGTCGGCGTAACCGACAGCCGGCGATGCGGAAGCCGGACGGCCGGCGTACGACAGGCGCTGGCCCGATTCCATGCTTTCGAACAGGTTGTGCTGGATCTGGAACCACGGACCCTGGTTCTGCGGCTCGTCCTGCACCCACACCACTTCGGTCGCGTTCGGGAACTTCTTCAGTTCGGCAACGAAGGCCTTGTGCGGGAACGGATACAGCTGCTCCATGCGGACGATCGCGGTGTCGGTCGCGTTGCGGGTCTTGCGGGTGTTGACCAGGTCATAGTAGACCTTGCCCGAGCAGACCAGCACGCGCTTGACCTTGTTGGCGTCGATCTTGTCGTCCAGTTCGCCGATGACGGTCTGGAAACCGCCCTTGGCCAGGTCGGTCAGCGGCGAGCCGGCGTCCTTGTTACGCAGCAGCGACTTCGGCGTGAAGATCACCAGCGGCTTGCGGAACTGGCGCACCATCTGGCGGCGCAGCAGGTGGAAGATCTGGGCGGCGGTGGTCGGCTGCACGACTTGCATGTTGTGGTCTGCGCACAGCTGCAGGAAGCGCTCGATACGTGCCGACGAGTGCTCCGGACCCTGGCCTTCGTAGCCGTGCGGCAGCATCAGCACCAGGCCCGAGGCGCGGCCCCACTTCACTTCGCCCGAGGCGATGAACTGGTCGATGACGACCTGGGCGCCGTTGACGAAGTCGCCGAACTGGCCTTCCCAGATGGTCAGGGTGTTCGGCTCGGCGGTCGAGTAGCCGTATTCGAAGCCCAGCACCGCTTCTTCCGACAGCACGGAGTCGATGACGGTGAAGTTGGCCTGGTTGTCCGACACGTTGGCCAGCGGCAGGTAGATGCCCTGGTCCCAGCGCTCGCGGTTCTGGTCGTGCAGCACGGCGTGGCGGTGCACGAAGGTGCCGCGGCCGGCGTCCTGGCCCGACAGGCGGACCGCGTAGCCCGACGACAGCAGCGAGGCGTAGGCCAGGTGTTCGCCCATGCCCCAGTCCAGGTTCAGCTCGCCCTGGCCCATCTTGGCGCGGTCGCCCAGCACCTTCTCGACCAGCGAGTGCAGCTTGAAGTTTTCCGGCACGGTGGTGATGCGCTGCGACAGGCGTTTCAGCTCGGTCAGCGGCACGGCGGTGTCGGCGGCGTCGGTCCACTTCTTGTTCAGGAACGGCGCCCAATCCACGGCGTACTTGTTCTTGAAGTCGGTCAGGACCGGATCGATGGTGTGCTTGCCGGCGTCCATCGCGGCGCGGTATTCGGCCACCAGCTGGTCGCCGCCGTCAGCGGCGATGGTGCCCTGCGCAGCCAGCTTGTCCGCGTACATCTTGCGGGTGCCCGGGTGCTTGGCGATCTTCTTGTACATCAGCGGCTGGGTCAGGGCCGGGGTATCCTGCTCGTTGTGGCCCAGCTTGCGGTAGCAGACGATGTCGACGACCACGTCCTTGTGGAACTCGGTGCGGTAGTCCATCGCGATCTGGGTGGCCAGCACGACCGATTCCGGATCGTCGGCGTTCACGTGCAGCACCGGCGCTTCGATCATCTTGACCACGTCGGTGCAATAGATCGTCGAACGGGCGTCGCGCGGGTCCGAGGTGGTGAAACCGATCTGGTTGTTGATGACGATGTGGACGGTACCGCCGGTGCCGTAGCCGCGGGTCTGGGCCAGGTTCAGGGTTTCCATGACCACGCCCTGGCCGGCGAATGCGGCGTCGCCGTGCACCAGGATCGGCAGCACTTCCTTGCCCTGGCGGTCGCCGCGGCGTTCCATGCGGGCCTTGACCGAGCCTTCGACGACCGGGTTGACGATTTCCAGGTGCGACGGGTTGAACGCCAGCGACAGGTGGACCGGGCCGCCCGGGGTCGAGATGTCGCTCGAGAAGCCCTGGTGGTATTTCACGTCGCCTGCCGGCAGGTCGTCGGCGTGCTTGCCTTCGAATTCTTCGAACAGCTCGGACGGGGCCTTGCCCAGGGTGTTGACCAGGACGTTCAGGCGGCCGCGGTGGGCCATGCCGATCACGATTTCCTGGACGCCCTGCTCACCGGCGCGCTGGATCACTTCGTCCATCGAGGCGATGAAGGACTCGCCGCCTTCCAGCGAGAAACGCTTGGCGCCGACGTACTTGGTGTGGAGGTAGCGCTCCAGGCCTTCGGCCGCGGTCAGGCGCTCGAGGATGTGCTTTTTCTTTTCTGCGGTGAAGGCCGGGGTCGAGCGGATCGATTCCAGCTTTTCCTGCAGCCAGCGCTTTTCGGTCGGGTCGCTGACGTACATGAACTCAGCGCCGATCGAACGGCAGTAGGTGTCGCGCAACATGTTCAGCAGGTCGCGCAGCGATGCGGTTTCCTGGCCGAAATAGGTGTTGCTGATATTGAATTTGGTATCGAGGTCGGCTTCGCTGAAACCGTAGAAGGCAGGATCCAGTTCCGGGATCGGCGGGCGCTCCTGGCGCTGCAGCGGGTCCAGGTTGGCCCAGCGCGAACCGAGGTAGCGGTAGGCGGCGATCAGCTGGGTGACGGCGACGCGCTTGCGGCCGAGTTCGGCATCCGGGGAGGCGGTGACGGTGCGGATCGGGCCCTGCTTGGCGCGCTCGGCAAAGGAGGCGATCACGGAGGAGTGGGCCACGTCCGGCTTGGCCGAACCGTCGACGGCGGGCATGTGCTGCATCGCGTCGAAATACGCGCGCCAGTTGTCAGGCACCGAACCCGGGTTGTTCAGATAGGCTTCGTACAACTCTTCCACGTACGGCGCATTACCGCCGAACAGGTACGAGTTGGCTTCGTATTGTTGCATCATTCTTGCTCACCTTTCTTCGCGTTTCGCGAAATTAGGGCGGGTTAATCTAACCTTCCGCGACACGGCCTGACCGGTTAGCGGATCGCACTACTACTCAAGTTGTGGGGGAAGGACTATACAGGGCGGAACTTTGCAGTGGATCAATGCAGCATATTGCCGCTACGCTGCCAATTTGCGCACGGTATTGTAACGCAAGGCGCCAAGCACGACAGCGGATGGAGTTGTTTTTATTTGTTACCGTGTAGCACCAAAACTGCTGAGTTGACCGGCTAAATGATAATCGTTATCATTTAATGCATGTACTCGACCGGTCCGACATCCTCCTCCCCTCCAGCCGCCCTGCCGGCCGCGCCACGCCGCGCCGTCTGGCTGCGCCAGCTGCACCAGTGGCACTGGATCAGTTCCGCCATCTGCCTGATGGCGATGCTCCTGTTCAGCGTCACCGGCTTTACGCTGAACCACGCGGCGCAGATCGAAGCCAGGCCGCAGGTCACGCGCCAGAAGGCCGCCCTGCCGGACGCGCTGCGCGCGCGCCTGGCCGCCTTCGCCGAAAGCCATGCCGACGCCAGACTGCCGCTGTCCGACGAGCTGGCCAGCTGGGCGAACAAGAATTTCCCGGTCGACGTGCGCGGCGTGAACGCCGAATGGAGCGAGGAAGACGCCTATATCGCCCTGCCCCGCCCGGGCGGCGACGCCTGGCTGCGCATCGGCGCCGACGGCCGGGCCGAGTACGAGAAGACCGACCGCGGCTGGATCTCCTGGCTCAACGACATGCACAAGGGCCGCAACGCCGGCGCCGTGTGGAGCTGGTTCATCGATATCTTCGCCGGGGCCTGCCTGGTGTTCTGCATCACCGGTTTCCTGATCCTCAAATACCACGCCGCCAACCGGCCCTCGACCTGGCCGGTGATCGGCTTCGGCATCGTGCTGCCGATCGTGCTGGCGCTCCTGTTCGTCCATTAATCCCTTTGAAAGCCCGTCCATGACACTGTCCCGATCGATCGCCCTGAGCTTGCCCCTGACGTTCTCCCTGACGCTGCCGCTGGTGTCGAACGGCGCGATGGCCGCCGACCTGAGCGTCAAGTTCGAACTGCCGCAGCTGAACGTGGCCGAGTACCACAAGCCCTACGTCGCGATCTGGATCGAGCGCGCCGACCAGAGCGTGGCGTCGACCCTGGCTGTGCTGTACGACGTCAAGAAGAAGGACAACGCCGGCACCAAGTGGGTCAAGGACCTGCGCACCTGGTGGCGCAAGGCCGGCCGCGACGTTGAGCTGCCGATGGACGGCGTGAGCGGCGCAACCCGCCCGGCCGGCGTGCAGACCCTGAACTTCGCCGGTCCCAAGGCAGGCCTCGACAAGCTGCCGGCCGGCGACTACAAGCTGGTCATCGAAGCCGCGCGCGAAGCCGGCGGCCGCGAACTGGTGCGCGTGCCCTTCACCTGGCCGGCCAAGGGCAAGCTGGCGGCCAGCGGCTCGGGCAAGGAAGAGCTGGGCGCGGTCTCGATCTCGGTCCAATAAGAAGAGGAATTGCCATGCAAGCCAGATTCATGAAGCAGTTCGGCATCGCCTTCGCCCTCGCCGGCATCGCGTGCGCGGCCCAGGCCCACCGCCCGTGGATGCTCCCGACCAGCACCTTCATCGAGACCGAGCGCGAAGCCTGGGTCACGATCGACGGCGCGGTCTCGGAAGGCCTGTTCAACGTCGACCACCTGCCGCTGCGCATGGACGGCCTGACGGTCACCGATCCGGACGGCGCCACCGCGCCCGCCCCGGCCGCCACGGTCGGCAAGTTCCGCTCCAGCGTCGACCTCAGGCTGCCGAAGGACGGCACCTACCGCGTCACCCTGGCCGCCACCAACGTCATGGGCAGCTACAAACTGAACGGCGAGACGAAACGCTTCCGCGCCAGCGAACAGGCCGCTGCCAAGGAAATCCCCGCCGGCGCCACCGACGTGAAGAGCAGCGTCATGGTCCAGCGCCAGGACACCTTCGTCACCCTGAACAAGCCGAGCAGCGGCGCGCTGAAAGCCACCGGCACGGGCCTGGAACTGGTGCCGGTCACCCATCCGAACGAACTGCGCGCCGGCGAGAAGGCGAGCTTCCGCTTCCAGCTGAACGGCCAGCCGCTGCCGAACTTCCCGTTCAGCCTGATCCCGGGCGGCGTCAAGTACCGCGGCACGATCAACGAAGTACGCCTCAGCACCGACGCCAAAGGCGAAGCCAGCTTCACCCTGCCGGCCGCGAACATGTACTGGCTGAGCGCGAAATACCCGGTCGCCGAATCGGCCGACGCCAAGCGCTACAGCTACTCGGCCACGCTCGAGATCCTGCCCGAGTAATCGGCTCAGCCCTCCATCATGCGCGCCGTCCTCGTTCCCCTCGATGCCGATCCGGTCCTGCCCGACCCCGCCAGCCGCCCGCACGGCCTGGCCGGGACCTCGATGGGCACCGGCTGGTCGGCGCGGCTGATGCTGCCGCCGGCGCTTGCGTCCGGTCCCGATGGCGACCTGCGCGGCGCCCTGCAGCGGGAGCTGGACGGGATCGTCGCCCAGATGAGCCACTGGGATCCCGGCTCCCTGCTCTCCCGCTACAACCGCGCGCCCGGCGGCAGCTGGCATGCGCTGCCGCCGCAGTTCTTCGCGGTGATGGACTACGCGCTGTCCGTCTTCGACGATAGCGGCGGCGCCTACGACCCGGCCGCCGGCGCCCTCGTCAACCTGTGGGGCTTCGGTCCCGTCGGGCGCTATGACCAGGCCGGCTTCTACGCGCCCGCCGCCGGCGCGGTCGCCGCCGTGCTGGCGCAGGCCCGCGAAGGCCGGCCCGTGCTCGACCGCGAAGGCCGGCGCCTGCTGCAGCCGGGCGGCGCCGTCCTCGACCTGTCCTCGGTGGCGAAGGGCTACGCCGTCGACTGCCTGGCGCGGCGCCTGGAAGCCCTGGGCGTCGGCCATTACCTGGTCGAAGTCGGCGGCGAGCTGCGCGGCGCCGGCGTCAAGGGCGACGGCCAGCCCTGGTGGGTCGAGCTGGAAGGCGTGCCCGATGCGGCCGATGCGGCCGGTGCGGCTGCCGCGCCGGCGCCGCAGGCGGTGGTGGCCCTGCACGGCCTGGCGGTCGCCACCTCGGGCGACTACCGCCGGTACTTTCATCACGCCCGGCGCCGGGCCTCGCACACGCTCGACCCGCGCACCGGTTCTCCCGTAGACAACGGCGTCGCCTCGGTGACGGTGCTGGCCCCGGACTGCATGGCGGCCGACGCCCTCTCCACAGCCCTGACGGTGATGGGCGCGGAGGCCGGCCTGGCGTTTGCCGAAGGGCGCCACCTGGCGGCGCGCTTCCTGCTGCGCGAGGGCGGCGGGCTGCGCGAAGTCCACAGCCCGGCCTGGCGCGCGCTCTTGCAATGACACTCCGATGACGATCACCACCGAACCGCTGCGCCTGGGCGGCGCCCTGCTGCTGTGCGCCAGCTACCTGCTGATGTGCGCCGGCTACGTCCGCGCCGCGCGCGCGCGCGCCGCGGCGGTCGGCGCTTCGGGCGCCATTACTGCCGACTGGCTGGTCGTGTATGCGAGCCAGACCGGCAGCGCCGAAGCCCTGGCCCGCCGCAGCGCCGGGCTGCTCGCCACCGGCGGCCTGGCGGCGCGCGCGGCCTGCATCTCCAGCCTCGACGACGCCAGCCTGCGCGGCGCGGCGCGCATCCTGTTCGTCGCCAGTACCTACGGCGAGGGCGACGCCCCCGACACGGCCGCGCGCTTCGCCGGCCGCCTGATGGCCGCGAACGGCAAGCCCGCCGGCCTGGCCCACCTGCACTACGCCGTGCTGGCCCTGGGCGATCGCAGCTACGCCAACTTCTGCGGCTTCGGCCGCGCGCTGGACGCCTGGCTGGCCGCGGCCGGCGCCACGCCGCTGTTCGAGCGCATCGACGTCGACCGCAACGACAGCCGGGCCCTCGAGGACTGGCAGCACCACCTCGGCCGCCTGGCCGGCACCATGGATGCACCCGACTGGGAAGCGCCGGCCTACGCCGACTGGCGCATCGCCGAGCGCGAGCTGCTGAATCCCGGCAGCCTGGGCGCCCCGCTGGTCCGCCTGGCGCTCGCGCCCGTCGATGCCGCCCTGCCCGCCTGGGAAGCCGGCGACCTGGCCCAGCTCAGCGCCCCGGCCGACCCGGACCATCCGCGCGAATACTCGATCGCCTCGATCCCATCCGACGGCCGGCTGGAACTGCTGGTGCGCCTGCAGCGGCGCGAAGACGGCAGCCCGGGCGCGGCCTCCGGCTGGCTGTGCGAAGGCGCGACGGGTGGGGACCGTATCCGCCTGCGCATCCGCGAGCACCAGCGCTTCCGCCTCGGCGAGAATGCGCGCCGGCCGATGCTCCTGATCGGCAATGGCAGCGGCCTGGCCGGCCTGCGCGGCCTGCTGCGCGCGCGCGTCAAGCTCGGCGTGCGCGAGAACTGGCTGCTGTTCGGCGAACGCAACAGCGCCCACGATTTCCTGCTGCGCGGCGAACTGGAAGGCTGGCTCGATGCCGGCTGGCTGGAGCGGCTGGACCTGGCGTTTTCGCGCGATCAGGCGGAGCGCATCTACGTGCAGGACCTGCTGCGCGTGCAGGCCGATGCCGTGCGCGCATGGATCGGACGCGGCGCCGCCATCTATGTGTGCGGCAGCCTGCAGGGCATGGCAGGCGGCGTGCACGAGGCCCTGGGCGAGATCGTCGGCGCCGATGTGCTGGAACAGCTGGCGGCCGAAGGGCGCTACCGGCGCGACGTGTACTGAGCCATCAGCCTTTGGTCACGCCGCTCCGCCCCACGGCCTGGCGGCCGGCTGCCGGAAGCGCTCCAGCACCTGTACGGACGGCAGCGGGCGCGCGACCAGGTAGCCCTGGATCTCGTCGCAACCGTGGCGCTCCAGGAAGGCCGCCTGGCCGGCGGTTTCCACGCCCTCGGCAATGACGCGCATCCCCAGCGTCCTGGCGAAGGAGATCACGGCCAGCACCACCGCCGCCGCGCTCGGCACGGTTTCGATTTCGTGGATGAAGGAGCGGTCGATCTTCAATTTATCGACCGGGAAGTTGCGCAGCGCGCTGAGGCTGGAATAGCCGGTGCCGAAGTCGTCGATCGAGATGGCTACGCCGAAGTCCTTCAGCTCGTGCAGCAGGCGCGTCGCGTGGTCGATGTCGTGCATGATCGAACTTTCCGTGATCTCCAGCTCCAGGCTGGACGGCATCAGGCCGGTGGTGTGCAGCGCCTGCTTGACGGTGTCGACGATGCGGGCATTCCGCAGCTGGCGCGCGGCCAGGTTGACCGCCACGGTCGCGTCGGGAAAGCCGGCTTCGTGCCAGATCCGGGCCTGGAGGCAGGCTTGCAGCAGCACGCGCTCGCCCAGCGCCACGATCAGCGCCGAATCCTCGGCCAGCGGGATGAAGCGGGCCGGCGGCAGCAGGCCGTGTTTCGGGTGCTGCCAGCGCACCAGGGCCTCGGCGCCGGTGAAGGCGCCGGTGGCGAGGTCGAGCTTGGGTTGGTAATGCAGGACCAGCTCGCCGGCCGGCACGCCCCGGCGCAGTTCCGTCTCGAGTTCGATGCGCTCGGCCACCGCGGCGTCGCGCGTGCTCGCATACAGCTGGATATTGTCCTTGCCGGTACTCTTGGCGCGCAGCATGGCCGAATTCGCGCGCCGCAGCAGCATCTCGGCGTCTGCGCCGTCCAGCGGGTAGATCGCGGCCCCGATGCTGCAGGTCACCACCGCGTCCTTGCCCGCCAGCGGCACCGGGTCGCGCACCGCCGCCAGCATCGCGTTCAGGCGCGCGCTGCTGCGCTCGGCGCTGTCGAGGCCGGCCAGCAGGATCACGAACTCGTCGGAGCCGATGCGCGCCACGGTATCGCTGTCGCGCACCAGGCGCGCCAGGCGCCGCGCGGTCTCGCGCAGGAACTCGTCGCCGCAGGCATTGCCCAGGCCGGTGTTGATGAAGGTGAAGCTGTCGAGGTCGAGATAGACCACCGCGACCATGCGGCCCTCGCGCTGGGCGCTGCAGATGGCGCTTTGCAGGCGGTCGATCAGCAAGGCGCGGTTCGACAGGCCGGTGAGCTGGTCGTGGGTGGCGCGGTACTCCAGCTCGCGCGTGCGTTCGGCCACGCGCAGTTCGAGGCCGTCGCGGGCCTCGCGCAATTCGCCGTTGGCCAGGGCCAGGCGTTCCTGGAAGTGGCGGGTGACCAGGATCCGCCCCAGGGTGCCGGCGATATTGCTGAGGAAGGCAATGTAGGGCCGCAGCGCGGCGTCGTCGTCGACCCTGAGCAGCAGCCAGCCGAAACGCCGGGTCGGCGTGCCGATCGGGAAGCACTGGACGCCCGTCTTCAGGTGGCGCATCACATTCAGTACCGGCACCGGTGAACACTCGGCCTCGCAGTGCAGCTTCAGGGCAGCCATGTAGGCGTTCGGCGCGTCCGTAAAGCCCTCGAGGGCAACGTGGACCTCGGCCAGCCCGGGCATGCTCTCGAGGGCGCGCGCGACAAAGCTGGCGATGTGCACCTCGTCCGGCATCGCGTCGATGGCCTGCTGGATGACGAGCAGCCGTCCCAGCACCATGGCGTCCAGTTGCGGCGGGCCCGGTTCTTCGACGACGGCGGCCATGGCATCACCCGTAGTTCTGGTAAAAGGGATTGCGCAGGAGGTGGCCGCCGACGATCACGACCGGATGCACGTTCAGCACATCGTAGATCAGGCCGCCGTCGAACCTGTTCAGGTCGTACTGGCACATGATGGTCATCGGCGCCTCCTTGATCAGCTCGTTGATCCGCGATTCGCATTCGAGGATGCGGTCGGCGCCGGGAATGCCGCGCAGCGCCCAGGTCATCTCGCCGGCGAAGCGGGCGCCGGCCAATCCCCTGGCCTGGCCTTCCACGTAGGCCTCGCGCAGCCTGGCGAGCATGTCGTCGGGATCGAAACGCCCCATCGGAAAATAGCCTTCCGCCGTGATGGCGGCCTCGGCCTGTCCGGGCCGGTCGCGCACGGCCGCGGCCAGGTCGAGCTCTTCCAGGGCGCGCGGCAGGTCGGCGCGGCTGGGCACGTCGGCCACGTAGTTGAAGGCCTCGTGCCCGAGCAGGGCCTGGCGCGCATACAGGGGCAGGATCTGCCGCCGCTCATCGTCGCTGTTGTAGAGGTAGCAGATGTGCGTGCCCGCGGGATAGGGCTCGTCCGTGAATCCTAGGCATACATGCCGTCCTGGCGCCGCCATGCTGGCTCCCTGTGCATTCGGTCAGGGGTCCGAGAATACACCTTTCATTCCGAGTCGGCGTCGGCTTTTACCCACGGCGTTCAGAATTTCATTTCGAGGTTCGCCGCCACCCGCGGCGACGAGGGCGTGAAATTCGTCTGGCGTGAGGCGCCCGCCGCGTCCTGGTACAGGCGATCGGAGGCATTGTCCTGGCCGAGCAGATTGTTGGCCGACAGGCGCAACTGGTAGCGCGGATTGAACTTGACCAGCACATAGGCGTCGAGGTCGCGCCGGGTCTGCTGGTACTGGCTCTGGGCGTCGGAGATCCGCACCCAGCCGCCCTTCTGCCAGGCCAGGCTGCTGCCCATGGTGAGATCGCCCTTGCGGTAGTCGATGCCGAGGTTGGCCGACATGACGGTCTGGCCGTCGAGGCGGTTGCCGGGGCCGGGCACGCTCGATACCCGGGACCAGTTGCGGGTGAAGGCGGCGCGCAGGTCGATGCCGCCGAGCGCGGCGGCCAGCAGCTTGCCGGGCGCCTTGGCTTCCAGTTGCAGCGAGCGCACCAGCGCATCGCCGTCGTTGACCGGACGGTAGATCCAGCGGCCGTTCGGGTCGAGGTCGAGGGTGGTGCGGATGTAGTCCGAGATCGCGCGCCGCGACACGCTGGCCGAGAACATCGCGCCTTCCTTCAGGAAGTGCTCGTAGGTGATGTCGATGCCGTTCGCCAGCTCGGGGCGCAGGTCCGGGTTGCCGCCGGAGTCGGGCGCGAAGCGGGTGTTGACGGCGGCATCGTAGCGGCGCGCGGTGAGCTGGTCGATGGTCGGCGCCTTGTAGGTGCGGGTCAGGGCCAGGCGCAGCTGGCGTCCGCTGTTGCCGGGGAATTTGTACAGGGTCTGGGCGACGGGGCTCAGCACGTGGTTGCGCGAACTGGTCGACAGGCGGCCGGTGTCGGTGCCGCTCGCCTCGCTGTCGGTCCGCACGCCTTCCCAGCGCGCGCCCAGGTACAGCGAGAGCTGCTTGTCGACGTTCCATTCGTCCTGCACGAAGCCGGCCACGCGCGTCACTTTCGGCGCGAAGGTCTCGAGGATGCGGGTCGACGCGTCCTGGTTCAGCTGGTCGCGGCGGTCGCGGGCCTGTTCGCTTTCCTCGACGCTGCCTTCCAGTCCGGTGGCCAGCGCATGCCCGTCGAACAGCGAACGGGTGTACTTGCCGCGCACGCTGGCGCGGTGCGCGCGGGTGATGCTGTTCCAGTCGCGCAGCAGGCGCTGGTCGCCCGCCTCGGTGAGCAGCTCGTTGAAGTTGAGGCCGTCGTTGCGGCTGCGGTCGCCCGACACCTTCAGGTCCAGCTTGCCGCCCGCCAGCTTGCCGATCCAGCCGACCTCGCCCTGCATCATGCTGTTGGTGTTCGGCGAGCGGTACCGGGTGTCGACGTAGTCCGGATTGCCGAAGCTGCCGACCTGGTCGATGTTGTGCGACGCACCGGTCCAGCCGCTGCGACCCACCTGCAGTCCGCCCGACAGGTTCAGCTCGTCGCCGTCGGCGACTTTCCAGGACAGGCGCGGGAACAGCACCACGCCGCGGTAGCCGCCGCCGCCGTCGGACGCGGTGCTGCGCGCCTGACTCACTTCGCCGGACGGCAGGGTGAAGGTATCGAAGCCGCGCGAGCGGCTGTCGTTGTCGCCGTCGTACACGCCGGCATACACGAAGTACGAGAGCTTGCCGGCCTTGTCGGCCAGGTTGACGCCCCCATTCAGGTTGCGGCTCTGCTGCGATCGCATCAGGCCGATGCGCACGTCGTGCTGCGGCTTCGACGTCACCTTCTTCAGCACGATGTTGATCGTGCCGGCGATCGCCTGCATCGAGTACTCGGCGCTGGCCGCGCGGATGATCTCGATCCGCTCGATCTGGTCGGGCGTCAGCGCGTCCATGTTGAAGCCCGGCGGCGGGCGGTCGCCGTTGACCAGGATCTGGGTATAGCCCGCGCCCAGGCCGCGCATGCGCAGGGTCTTGCCGGTCACGGTCACGCCCGGCGCCCGCTTGAGCACATCGTAGATATTGTCGTCGCCGTACTTGCGGATCTCTTCCGCGCTGAGCACCGTCTTGCTGGCGGTGTCGTCGCGGCGCGGATCGTAGTCGCTGGCCGCGCCCTTCACCTCGACGGTGGCGACTTTTCCCTCTTCCTTGCGGTCCTTGCCGTCCTTGTCGGCGGCGGCGGGTTCGGCGGAGACGGCGGAGACGGCGGTCTGCGCCAGCGCGGCGGCCGGCAGCAGGGAAACGAGGACGAGGGAGGCGACGG
This window of the Massilia sp. WG5 genome carries:
- a CDS encoding FAD:protein FMN transferase yields the protein MRAVLVPLDADPVLPDPASRPHGLAGTSMGTGWSARLMLPPALASGPDGDLRGALQRELDGIVAQMSHWDPGSLLSRYNRAPGGSWHALPPQFFAVMDYALSVFDDSGGAYDPAAGALVNLWGFGPVGRYDQAGFYAPAAGAVAAVLAQAREGRPVLDREGRRLLQPGGAVLDLSSVAKGYAVDCLARRLEALGVGHYLVEVGGELRGAGVKGDGQPWWVELEGVPDAADAAGAAAAPAPQAVVALHGLAVATSGDYRRYFHHARRRASHTLDPRTGSPVDNGVASVTVLAPDCMAADALSTALTVMGAEAGLAFAEGRHLAARFLLREGGGLREVHSPAWRALLQ
- a CDS encoding sulfite reductase subunit alpha; this encodes MTITTEPLRLGGALLLCASYLLMCAGYVRAARARAAAVGASGAITADWLVVYASQTGSAEALARRSAGLLATGGLAARAACISSLDDASLRGAARILFVASTYGEGDAPDTAARFAGRLMAANGKPAGLAHLHYAVLALGDRSYANFCGFGRALDAWLAAAGATPLFERIDVDRNDSRALEDWQHHLGRLAGTMDAPDWEAPAYADWRIAERELLNPGSLGAPLVRLALAPVDAALPAWEAGDLAQLSAPADPDHPREYSIASIPSDGRLELLVRLQRREDGSPGAASGWLCEGATGGDRIRLRIREHQRFRLGENARRPMLLIGNGSGLAGLRGLLRARVKLGVRENWLLFGERNSAHDFLLRGELEGWLDAGWLERLDLAFSRDQAERIYVQDLLRVQADAVRAWIGRGAAIYVCGSLQGMAGGVHEALGEIVGADVLEQLAAEGRYRRDVY
- a CDS encoding bifunctional diguanylate cyclase/phosphodiesterase, with translation MAAVVEEPGPPQLDAMVLGRLLVIQQAIDAMPDEVHIASFVARALESMPGLAEVHVALEGFTDAPNAYMAALKLHCEAECSPVPVLNVMRHLKTGVQCFPIGTPTRRFGWLLLRVDDDAALRPYIAFLSNIAGTLGRILVTRHFQERLALANGELREARDGLELRVAERTRELEYRATHDQLTGLSNRALLIDRLQSAICSAQREGRMVAVVYLDLDSFTFINTGLGNACGDEFLRETARRLARLVRDSDTVARIGSDEFVILLAGLDSAERSSARLNAMLAAVRDPVPLAGKDAVVTCSIGAAIYPLDGADAEMLLRRANSAMLRAKSTGKDNIQLYASTRDAAVAERIELETELRRGVPAGELVLHYQPKLDLATGAFTGAEALVRWQHPKHGLLPPARFIPLAEDSALIVALGERVLLQACLQARIWHEAGFPDATVAVNLAARQLRNARIVDTVKQALHTTGLMPSSLELEITESSIMHDIDHATRLLHELKDFGVAISIDDFGTGYSSLSALRNFPVDKLKIDRSFIHEIETVPSAAAVVLAVISFARTLGMRVIAEGVETAGQAAFLERHGCDEIQGYLVARPLPSVQVLERFRQPAARPWGGAA
- a CDS encoding MEDS domain-containing protein, whose product is MAAPGRHVCLGFTDEPYPAGTHICYLYNSDDERRQILPLYARQALLGHEAFNYVADVPSRADLPRALEELDLAAAVRDRPGQAEAAITAEGYFPMGRFDPDDMLARLREAYVEGQARGLAGARFAGEMTWALRGIPGADRILECESRINELIKEAPMTIMCQYDLNRFDGGLIYDVLNVHPVVIVGGHLLRNPFYQNYG
- a CDS encoding TonB-dependent siderophore receptor produces the protein MPVRSVASLVLVSLLPAAALAQTAVSAVSAEPAAADKDGKDRKEEGKVATVEVKGAASDYDPRRDDTASKTVLSAEEIRKYGDDNIYDVLKRAPGVTVTGKTLRMRGLGAGYTQILVNGDRPPPGFNMDALTPDQIERIEIIRAASAEYSMQAIAGTINIVLKKVTSKPQHDVRIGLMRSQQSRNLNGGVNLADKAGKLSYFVYAGVYDGDNDSRSRGFDTFTLPSGEVSQARSTASDGGGGYRGVVLFPRLSWKVADGDELNLSGGLQVGRSGWTGASHNIDQVGSFGNPDYVDTRYRSPNTNSMMQGEVGWIGKLAGGKLDLKVSGDRSRNDGLNFNELLTEAGDQRLLRDWNSITRAHRASVRGKYTRSLFDGHALATGLEGSVEESEQARDRRDQLNQDASTRILETFAPKVTRVAGFVQDEWNVDKQLSLYLGARWEGVRTDSEASGTDTGRLSTSSRNHVLSPVAQTLYKFPGNSGRQLRLALTRTYKAPTIDQLTARRYDAAVNTRFAPDSGGNPDLRPELANGIDITYEHFLKEGAMFSASVSRRAISDYIRTTLDLDPNGRWIYRPVNDGDALVRSLQLEAKAPGKLLAAALGGIDLRAAFTRNWSRVSSVPGPGNRLDGQTVMSANLGIDYRKGDLTMGSSLAWQKGGWVRISDAQSQYQQTRRDLDAYVLVKFNPRYQLRLSANNLLGQDNASDRLYQDAAGASRQTNFTPSSPRVAANLEMKF